A stretch of bacterium DNA encodes these proteins:
- a CDS encoding P-loop NTPase fold protein → MKQTTLLKRTQQQYSKFKDYFSDPGLITANLIVIIKTVFFGILFVEVFYFSQAFSLQLNNAISKFGHEGWIILGASLGIITTLFYVLIRDTVQDLCKFYRSYRFDVLTALCFGIWIDVAWGGFLYDWYKKLVISFSFQQLLILVFAPVILTAFVIFRSISWKKKETESNFLSDHELKERKNDLLNLADKANKFAERVFNNGNSESFVFGVDAPWGIGKSSFINFCKEHWDENQSNKTVIFKFNPLRYAGSKNLLEVFVDGLIHSIQKDSFVPEIKPLISRYARLLREVNRFSIFGFSLPTLTVDYTADEAFDDLNAVLKRFKKKVIIIVDDLDRMTFSEIKDILFVIRKSFVLPNISYVLCYDTENIGILESETPDAEKISEFLEKFVNIKISLFLDKENLAKYVSDNLDKAVSTKLVDPILVRQALGGLLDIYKSSGYHNYLPFIGDVRKLKRLINTVVLFELESTDFQNTDFDKQDLIHLLLIYIHFPNIFRKIYDSETNGSRGFFSLVLPHEDGYPIEDSSQRRGSFSESEYKNSTYYTEYIKHFPDMSRQKFLLDRIFDVNVRLGTNAEFPHRDTYARIDGVSEDIKTSYACFNGGWTNGRNLEAYLRLIVEFAKPEDTEQHRFYANWKDEIASGSKTIEDAFADPKFAFDKGEFTRAKLWRIIVNNARSLPPNISNILITHLLDNLPDYSHIEIENIGVGLRKDSDLFLIRLLNDAGWSDDSGKHSGNTEKNIKEIAEWIFGEGEHSGCGVLEKLSLPTRGVLGLYDLMAFRLYCSADRGGDIFDLSRALSKHSDKGAPTEGNTQVIAKEEMREISQKVFDIFKKQYIDTKRNIFEEISNLELKDLAGQYKDYLESQVINSKISQGDLDKQVAVLKSIITGFTIYQLGNSIISSGVGCGYYDPTGNDDRHQIADAINDYIFDVCFNPSSPENVEHFIDYLLRNFASVFASAREDGRNYIPHINEFTKVLHKEKLAEYWQKNSSAIKAMNLNEKEKTLYVGNYTATYREDLAPVFKVLDDYLAEVVNAEKINSDAITPEVI, encoded by the coding sequence ATGAAGCAAACTACACTTTTGAAAAGGACCCAACAACAATATTCTAAATTTAAGGACTATTTTTCTGATCCTGGGCTTATTACGGCGAATCTTATTGTCATTATAAAAACAGTATTTTTTGGTATTTTATTTGTTGAGGTTTTCTATTTTTCACAAGCTTTTTCTCTTCAATTAAACAATGCAATATCGAAGTTTGGTCATGAAGGATGGATTATTTTGGGGGCGTCATTGGGTATTATTACGACATTGTTTTATGTGTTGATACGAGATACTGTTCAAGATCTGTGTAAATTTTATAGAAGCTATCGTTTTGATGTTTTAACGGCTCTTTGTTTCGGTATTTGGATAGATGTAGCATGGGGAGGATTTTTATATGATTGGTATAAAAAATTAGTCATATCATTTTCATTTCAGCAATTACTGATTTTAGTTTTTGCTCCAGTAATCCTTACTGCTTTTGTTATTTTCAGATCAATTTCTTGGAAGAAAAAAGAAACTGAATCAAATTTTCTCTCAGATCATGAACTTAAGGAAAGAAAAAATGATCTGCTCAATCTTGCTGATAAGGCTAATAAATTTGCTGAAAGAGTCTTCAATAATGGAAACTCAGAAAGTTTTGTCTTTGGAGTTGATGCTCCTTGGGGTATTGGTAAATCCTCTTTTATAAATTTTTGTAAAGAACATTGGGATGAAAATCAGAGTAATAAAACTGTTATTTTTAAGTTTAACCCCTTGAGGTATGCTGGGAGCAAAAACTTATTGGAGGTTTTTGTTGATGGATTAATACACTCAATTCAAAAAGATTCATTCGTACCAGAAATAAAACCTTTGATTTCGAGATATGCTAGATTACTTAGAGAGGTTAATCGTTTTTCAATCTTTGGTTTTAGTTTACCAACATTGACTGTAGATTATACCGCAGACGAAGCTTTTGATGATTTAAATGCCGTATTAAAAAGATTTAAAAAGAAAGTTATTATTATTGTTGATGATTTAGATAGAATGACTTTTTCTGAAATAAAGGATATTTTATTTGTTATTAGAAAGAGCTTTGTATTACCAAATATTTCTTATGTGCTTTGTTATGATACAGAAAATATAGGGATTCTTGAATCTGAGACACCTGACGCTGAAAAGATAAGCGAGTTTCTTGAAAAATTTGTAAATATAAAAATTAGTCTTTTTCTTGATAAAGAAAATCTTGCTAAGTATGTTTCAGATAATCTTGATAAGGCTGTTTCTACTAAGTTGGTAGATCCTATTCTTGTTCGTCAGGCATTAGGTGGCTTACTTGATATATATAAATCGTCAGGCTACCATAACTATCTTCCATTTATTGGCGATGTCAGAAAGCTTAAAAGACTGATTAATACGGTGGTTCTTTTTGAACTTGAAAGTACAGATTTTCAAAATACTGACTTTGATAAGCAAGATCTTATTCACCTCCTTTTGATTTATATTCACTTTCCAAATATTTTTAGAAAAATCTATGATAGCGAGACAAACGGTAGTCGAGGTTTTTTTTCGTTAGTTCTACCTCATGAAGATGGATATCCTATAGAGGACAGTAGTCAGAGAAGAGGATCATTTAGTGAATCAGAGTATAAAAATTCAACATACTACACTGAATATATAAAACACTTTCCCGACATGAGTCGTCAAAAATTTCTTCTTGATAGGATTTTTGATGTTAATGTAAGACTTGGTACAAATGCAGAGTTTCCGCACCGAGATACGTATGCTCGTATAGATGGTGTATCAGAAGATATTAAAACCTCATATGCCTGTTTTAATGGTGGATGGACAAATGGAAGAAATTTGGAAGCGTATTTGCGATTAATAGTCGAATTTGCTAAACCTGAAGATACAGAACAGCATAGGTTTTACGCTAACTGGAAAGACGAGATAGCCTCAGGTTCAAAAACTATTGAAGATGCATTTGCTGACCCGAAATTTGCCTTTGATAAAGGTGAGTTTACTCGTGCAAAGCTGTGGCGAATTATAGTAAACAATGCTCGAAGTTTACCTCCAAATATTAGTAATATACTTATTACCCATTTACTTGATAATCTGCCTGATTATTCGCATATTGAAATAGAGAATATTGGTGTAGGATTAAGAAAAGACTCAGATCTATTCTTGATACGTCTATTGAATGATGCTGGATGGAGTGATGATTCAGGAAAACATTCTGGGAATACAGAAAAAAACATAAAGGAAATTGCTGAATGGATTTTCGGAGAAGGAGAACACTCTGGCTGTGGTGTTTTGGAAAAACTTTCATTACCGACAAGAGGTGTTCTCGGACTCTACGATCTTATGGCGTTTCGCTTGTATTGCAGTGCTGACAGAGGTGGAGATATTTTTGATTTGAGTCGTGCATTATCAAAACATTCTGATAAGGGTGCACCAACTGAAGGAAATACTCAAGTGATTGCCAAGGAAGAAATGCGGGAAATATCACAGAAAGTCTTCGATATTTTTAAAAAGCAGTATATAGATACTAAGCGAAACATTTTTGAGGAAATATCAAATCTAGAACTGAAAGATTTAGCAGGCCAGTATAAAGACTATCTAGAATCACAAGTCATTAATAGCAAGATTTCTCAAGGTGATTTAGATAAACAAGTCGCTGTACTTAAGAGTATAATAACAGGCTTTACTATTTATCAACTTGGAAATTCAATAATAAGCAGTGGTGTTGGTTGTGGATATTATGATCCAACAGGAAACGATGACCGTCATCAAATTGCTGATGCTATAAATGATTACATCTTTGACGTGTGCTTTAATCCTTCATCACCCGAGAATGTAGAGCATTTCATCGATTATCTTTTAAGAAATTTCGCAAGTGTATTTGCATCTGCAAGAGAAGATGGTCGGAATTATATTCCTCACATTAACGAATTTACAAAGGTTTTACATAAGGAAAAATTAGCTGAATATTGGCAAAAAAATTCTAGCGCCATAAAGGCAATGAATCTTAATGAAAAAGAAAAGACGTTGTATGTTGGTAATTACACAGCAACATATAGAGAGGATCTCGCACCTGTTTTCAAAGTCTTAGACGATTATCTTGCAGAAGTAGTAAATGCCGAAAAGATTAATTCTGATGCGATCACTCCAGAGGTTATTTAA